Proteins encoded within one genomic window of Sphingomonas sp. NBWT7:
- the mutM gene encoding bifunctional DNA-formamidopyrimidine glycosylase/DNA-(apurinic or apyrimidinic site) lyase has translation MPELPEVETTVRGLRPVLDGAVVAAIETRRGDLRRPFPPELRQVMTGARIIALGRRAKYGLIDTDRGQTMIFHLGMSGRWRLDPGELLPHDHLVINTAAGRRVALNDPRRFGSVDLWPTDTITSFPAFAALGPEPLGPELTGAYLHAALAGRRASIKLMLLDQRIVAGLGNIYVCEALYLARISPRRAAGRISRARLDRLVEAIRAVLLSAIEAGGSSLRDYARPDGELGYFSKQFAVYGREGEPCGCGGTVARYAEGGRSTFWCPTCQRS, from the coding sequence GTGCCCGAGCTCCCCGAAGTCGAGACCACCGTGCGCGGGCTGCGCCCCGTGCTGGACGGCGCGGTCGTCGCCGCGATCGAGACGCGGCGTGGCGACCTCAGGCGCCCGTTTCCGCCCGAGTTGCGGCAGGTGATGACGGGCGCGCGGATCATCGCGCTCGGGCGGCGCGCGAAATACGGGCTGATCGATACCGATCGCGGGCAGACGATGATCTTCCACCTCGGCATGTCGGGGCGTTGGCGGCTCGACCCGGGAGAGCTGCTGCCGCACGACCATCTGGTGATCAACACCGCCGCGGGACGACGCGTCGCGCTAAACGATCCGCGGCGCTTCGGCTCGGTCGACTTGTGGCCGACCGATACAATTACCAGCTTCCCCGCCTTCGCCGCGCTCGGCCCCGAACCGCTCGGGCCGGAGCTGACTGGCGCCTACCTCCACGCCGCGCTCGCCGGGCGGCGCGCCTCGATCAAGCTGATGCTGCTCGACCAGCGGATCGTCGCCGGACTGGGTAATATCTACGTCTGCGAGGCGCTCTACCTCGCGCGGATCTCGCCGCGGCGTGCGGCGGGCCGAATCAGCCGCGCGCGGCTCGACCGGTTGGTCGAGGCGATCCGCGCGGTGCTGCTGTCGGCGATCGAGGCGGGCGGATCGAGCCTGCGCGACTATGCGCGGCCCGATGGCGAGCTCGGCTATTTCTCGAAGCAGTTCGCGGTCTATGGCCGCGAGGGCGAGCCGTGCGGTTGCGGCGGCACGGTCGCACGTTATGCCGAGGGCGGACGCTCGACCTTCTGGTGCCCAACCTGCCAGCGCAGTTGA
- the rpsT gene encoding 30S ribosomal protein S20: MANTPQAKKRIRRNQRRAEINGARVGRIRTFVKKVEAALAVGDKTAATAALAAVQPELARGVARGVLHRNTASRKFSRLTKRLSALA; this comes from the coding sequence ATGGCGAACACGCCGCAAGCGAAGAAGCGCATCCGCCGCAACCAGCGCCGGGCCGAAATCAATGGTGCGCGCGTCGGCCGCATCCGCACCTTCGTGAAGAAGGTGGAGGCAGCGCTCGCGGTGGGTGACAAGACGGCAGCGACGGCAGCGCTCGCCGCGGTCCAGCCGGAACTGGCGCGCGGCGTCGCGCGCGGCGTGCTCCACCGCAACACTGCGAGCCGCAAGTTCTCGCGCCTGACCAAGCGGCTGTCCGCGCTCGCTTGA
- the dnaA gene encoding chromosomal replication initiator protein DnaA — MSQYRVPHAESDIARAWARVRTNLRESAGARLFDQWLKPIALAETGESDRVRLTLPSAFMTNWVRNHYAERLVHEFRAIVPAVRSVVIETATEAPAVVTLSAVPAAQAEPVAAAVATPAIAVPVAAPTAATPDAEQPVLDPRLTFDRFVVDTSNKVAFNAARLLAEPGPVRFSPLFLHSSTGQGKTHLMHAIGHAFLAAEPGARVIAMSAERFMFDFVAALRARDTFAFKARLRSADLLLIDDLQFIAGKDATQEEFFHTVNEIMSAGKRLVISADRCPQALEGIEQRIVGRMAIGLVADIKAPSIDLRRAVLQRKIADLPDARVPEEVIDLLAGRITGNIRELEGALNRIVAYAQLTGETLDLDFAIATLGDVLRGSQRRVTIDEIQKLVSTHFDLKPMDLISARRARAVARPRQIAMYLAKRLTTRSLPEIGRKFGGRDHSTVIHAVRRIEELRDSDRDVDGAVRTLMRELEG, encoded by the coding sequence TTGAGCCAGTATCGAGTACCGCACGCGGAAAGCGACATCGCACGGGCTTGGGCGCGGGTTCGCACCAACCTGCGCGAGTCCGCCGGCGCGCGGCTGTTCGATCAGTGGCTGAAGCCGATCGCGCTGGCCGAGACGGGGGAGAGCGATCGCGTTCGGCTGACCCTCCCGTCGGCGTTCATGACCAACTGGGTGCGCAACCACTATGCCGAGCGGCTGGTGCACGAGTTTCGCGCCATCGTGCCGGCGGTGCGCAGCGTCGTGATCGAGACAGCGACGGAAGCGCCTGCGGTGGTGACGCTTTCCGCGGTGCCGGCGGCACAGGCCGAGCCGGTCGCGGCGGCGGTTGCGACGCCGGCAATCGCGGTGCCTGTGGCAGCGCCGACGGCGGCGACGCCGGATGCGGAGCAGCCCGTGCTCGATCCGCGGCTGACGTTCGATCGCTTCGTCGTCGATACGTCGAACAAGGTCGCGTTCAATGCCGCGCGGTTGCTCGCCGAGCCGGGACCGGTGCGCTTCAGCCCGCTGTTTCTCCACTCGAGCACCGGCCAGGGTAAGACACACCTGATGCATGCGATCGGCCACGCGTTCCTCGCCGCCGAGCCGGGCGCGCGGGTGATTGCAATGTCTGCCGAGCGCTTCATGTTCGATTTCGTCGCCGCGCTGCGCGCACGCGATACCTTCGCATTCAAGGCGCGACTGCGCTCGGCTGACCTGCTGCTGATCGACGATCTTCAGTTCATCGCGGGCAAGGATGCGACGCAGGAGGAATTCTTCCACACCGTCAACGAGATCATGTCCGCGGGCAAGCGGCTGGTGATCTCGGCGGACCGCTGCCCGCAGGCGCTGGAGGGGATCGAGCAGCGCATCGTCGGCCGCATGGCGATTGGGCTGGTCGCCGACATCAAGGCGCCGTCGATCGATCTGCGCCGCGCGGTGCTGCAGCGCAAGATCGCCGATCTGCCCGACGCGCGCGTGCCCGAGGAGGTGATCGACCTGCTCGCGGGGCGGATCACGGGCAACATCCGCGAACTCGAGGGTGCGCTCAACCGCATCGTCGCCTACGCGCAGCTGACCGGCGAGACGCTCGATCTCGATTTCGCCATCGCGACGCTGGGCGACGTGCTGCGCGGCAGCCAGCGCCGCGTGACGATCGACGAGATCCAGAAGCTCGTCTCGACGCATTTCGACCTGAAGCCGATGGACCTCATTTCCGCGCGGCGCGCGCGGGCGGTGGCCCGGCCGCGGCAGATCGCGATGTATCTCGCCAAGCGGCTGACGACGCGCTCGCTGCCCGAGATCGGGCGCAAGTTCGGTGGACGCGATCATTCGACGGTGATCCACGCGGTGCGGCGGATCGAGGAGCTGCGTGACAGCGACCGCGACGTCGACGGCGCGGTGCGGACGCTGATGCGTGAGCTCGAGGGCTGA
- a CDS encoding glycosyltransferase family 2 protein, protein MNATIVVPSGHERVLDLDLPDALLATISRAAGVGRLTVAYVAGSMAEIVATQDLAGKVPTRLRKRLPAPPDALQAVRIAFDPSSGGGMAIDLPAIAPDLAEYAIGSISFDDPPDDLVAGSRTPLKITVHNRSRFQWWDGSTGVALRLDLGGAIQNLPLPESIGPGASLSIIVPLLVPDTPGPFSVACVPTLGSGLAFARGRAFPIARRTFTIVARRRRILDPVPCSIDLAVPGTHLIAGLASICSVTVRNEGAARIEASGPGGMRLRARWRREPREGTVVRDTVIAPLPYPLDPGDHCQVALDIGPPTAAGRYTLDIIADLTGDGRHARGIVSDSAPVTVELLDAVTLEKDAERALRSDLARQERRIERAAYAAWAHARDRFASPAAAAAAVDLDHWPRHPRVAVVLTGGNATTAREWLNRQPYPAWTMVEHRRGEPASIPPDCEIVLPWDQRIGHLADHALLFLAGEFLRNPAIGWVYADFDHCDASGDRHSRVFLPAPDPFFARAQPAVATVHALRSALLDDMGWTVDDLIDGNVAARLIDQLPYPAVAHLPHVLWHRHDTHEVPEAAAATAPTAADGWRMTKMHDAPGYAIRAIPPRDMPRVALIIPTRDRYDLLASCIGSIVERTDYPSYELIVVDNGSQEPETLAYLDWLAATGTARVLRDDGPFNWSRLNNRAAAVTDADLLCFLNNDMEIVSEHWLAELAALASRADVGVAGATLWFPDGTIQHGGVAFSARGSPLHPFRGTPRGEASFYLRSLRTQPAVTGACLMVRRQVFDAVGGFDELFPLGFNDIDFCMRVAKRLALPSVCAPHVELIHKESATRGRLRGEADGARFLQHLGWFEGRYLETAIDDRWGGVVAEASRRRAPATLLARKPQGARGGARRYARPGQRPIAFVHIPKTAGTSVREAFARVLPDRAVLTLGARALVEGQAGDQVTAARLYPLLANAELLVAHVSHGFGAAVGWPCDYATVLRDPIDRVRSHHGFLVEPPNAPLRDTPLADLPLAALVRRGVIPANLMLSKILGEPPETVGWPAIDGRFPRYAGFGLPPALWHGDMAALAALPEREPDRDVAKVERALAIIERDFIFVGLQDQLAAHLAAFATAIGLDTIGTVPHFNVSRRDTPLSDEDRDTVAAYNALDRMLYDAIAARPAGMVLKPR, encoded by the coding sequence ATGAACGCCACGATTGTCGTGCCGAGCGGCCACGAGCGCGTTCTCGACCTGGACCTGCCGGACGCGTTGCTTGCCACCATCTCGCGCGCTGCAGGCGTGGGCCGCCTTACCGTTGCCTATGTCGCGGGTTCGATGGCCGAAATAGTCGCGACGCAGGATCTGGCAGGCAAGGTGCCGACCCGGTTGCGTAAACGTCTGCCCGCGCCGCCGGATGCGCTTCAGGCGGTGCGCATCGCGTTCGACCCGTCGTCCGGCGGCGGTATGGCGATCGATCTTCCGGCGATCGCGCCCGACCTGGCCGAATACGCGATCGGCTCGATCAGCTTCGACGATCCCCCGGACGATCTTGTCGCGGGCAGCCGAACACCCTTGAAGATCACGGTTCACAACCGATCGCGCTTTCAATGGTGGGATGGCTCGACCGGAGTTGCGCTCCGCCTGGACCTGGGCGGCGCGATCCAGAACCTTCCGCTTCCTGAGTCGATCGGGCCGGGAGCAAGCCTGTCGATCATCGTGCCGTTGCTTGTTCCCGATACGCCGGGGCCCTTCTCCGTCGCTTGTGTCCCGACGCTCGGTTCTGGCCTCGCGTTCGCGCGCGGGCGTGCCTTTCCGATCGCGCGGCGAACCTTCACGATCGTCGCCCGGCGCCGTCGGATCCTCGACCCCGTTCCGTGCAGCATCGACTTGGCCGTACCCGGCACGCACCTAATCGCCGGCCTGGCCTCCATCTGTTCGGTGACCGTGCGCAACGAGGGGGCTGCCCGGATCGAGGCAAGTGGCCCTGGCGGAATGCGGCTGCGCGCGCGATGGCGACGCGAACCACGTGAAGGCACCGTCGTCCGCGATACCGTTATCGCCCCCCTACCCTATCCGCTCGATCCCGGCGATCATTGCCAGGTCGCGCTCGACATCGGTCCGCCCACCGCCGCCGGACGCTACACGCTCGACATCATTGCCGACCTTACCGGTGACGGCCGCCACGCGCGCGGCATAGTCAGCGACAGCGCGCCGGTGACCGTCGAGCTACTCGATGCCGTTACACTCGAAAAGGACGCGGAACGTGCGCTGCGATCGGACCTCGCGCGGCAGGAGCGGCGCATCGAGCGCGCGGCCTATGCAGCCTGGGCGCATGCGCGAGATAGATTTGCCAGCCCGGCGGCGGCGGCTGCCGCCGTCGACCTCGACCATTGGCCGCGCCATCCGCGTGTGGCGGTCGTCCTAACCGGCGGCAATGCGACGACGGCACGGGAATGGCTGAACCGCCAGCCATATCCGGCGTGGACGATGGTCGAGCATCGTCGCGGGGAGCCGGCGTCCATCCCGCCCGATTGCGAGATCGTTCTGCCCTGGGATCAGCGGATAGGCCACCTCGCCGATCACGCCCTTCTATTTCTGGCCGGCGAATTCTTGCGCAATCCCGCGATCGGCTGGGTCTATGCCGATTTCGATCATTGCGACGCTTCTGGTGATCGCCACAGCCGCGTGTTTCTGCCCGCACCCGACCCTTTCTTCGCGCGGGCGCAGCCGGCGGTGGCGACGGTGCACGCATTACGATCCGCGCTGCTCGATGACATGGGCTGGACGGTCGATGATTTGATCGACGGCAACGTCGCGGCGCGCCTGATCGATCAGCTTCCCTACCCCGCGGTCGCTCATCTGCCGCACGTGCTGTGGCACCGGCACGACACGCACGAAGTGCCGGAGGCGGCTGCCGCCACCGCCCCAACTGCCGCCGATGGCTGGCGGATGACCAAGATGCACGATGCACCGGGTTACGCAATCCGCGCCATACCGCCGCGCGACATGCCGCGGGTCGCGCTGATCATTCCCACACGCGACCGCTACGATCTACTCGCCAGCTGTATCGGATCGATCGTCGAGCGCACCGATTATCCATCGTACGAACTGATCGTGGTCGACAACGGTTCGCAGGAACCCGAGACGCTTGCCTATCTTGACTGGCTTGCGGCGACTGGCACCGCGCGCGTGCTGCGCGACGATGGTCCGTTCAACTGGTCGCGGCTCAACAATCGCGCCGCCGCGGTCACGGACGCCGATCTCCTCTGCTTCCTCAACAACGACATGGAGATCGTCTCCGAGCACTGGCTCGCCGAGCTCGCCGCGCTGGCGTCGCGTGCCGATGTCGGCGTTGCAGGCGCGACGCTGTGGTTCCCCGACGGCACGATCCAGCACGGCGGCGTCGCCTTCTCCGCGCGCGGCAGCCCGCTGCACCCGTTCCGCGGCACGCCGCGGGGCGAGGCGTCGTTCTACCTGCGCTCGCTGCGCACCCAGCCGGCGGTGACCGGCGCCTGTCTGATGGTGCGCCGCCAGGTCTTCGACGCGGTCGGCGGCTTCGACGAACTCTTCCCGCTCGGGTTCAATGACATCGACTTCTGCATGCGGGTCGCCAAGCGGCTCGCGCTGCCATCGGTCTGCGCGCCGCACGTCGAACTGATCCACAAGGAGAGCGCGACACGCGGCCGGCTGCGCGGCGAGGCGGACGGCGCGCGGTTCCTCCAGCATCTCGGCTGGTTCGAGGGTCGGTATCTGGAAACCGCGATCGACGATCGCTGGGGTGGCGTCGTCGCCGAAGCGTCGCGGCGCCGCGCGCCGGCGACCCTACTCGCGCGCAAGCCGCAGGGCGCGCGCGGCGGCGCGCGGCGCTACGCCCGACCCGGCCAGCGCCCGATCGCGTTCGTCCATATCCCCAAAACCGCGGGGACGAGCGTGCGCGAAGCCTTCGCACGCGTCCTGCCCGACCGCGCGGTCCTGACGCTCGGCGCGCGCGCCCTCGTCGAGGGGCAGGCGGGCGATCAGGTAACGGCGGCCCGGCTTTACCCTCTTCTGGCCAACGCCGAACTGCTGGTGGCGCACGTCAGCCATGGCTTCGGCGCGGCGGTCGGCTGGCCATGCGACTATGCGACGGTGCTGCGCGATCCGATCGATCGCGTGCGCTCGCACCACGGCTTCCTCGTCGAGCCGCCCAACGCGCCGCTCAGGGACACGCCGCTCGCCGACCTGCCGCTCGCCGCACTCGTACGCCGCGGCGTCATCCCCGCCAATCTGATGCTGTCGAAGATCCTCGGCGAGCCACCGGAGACGGTAGGCTGGCCGGCGATCGACGGCCGCTTCCCGCGCTACGCCGGTTTCGGCCTGCCGCCGGCGCTGTGGCACGGCGACATGGCCGCGCTAGCCGCCTTGCCCGAGCGCGAGCCTGACCGCGACGTGGCCAAGGTCGAGCGGGCGCTCGCGATTATCGAACGCGACTTCATCTTCGTCGGGTTGCAGGATCAGCTTGCGGCGCATCTCGCCGCCTTCGCCACCGCAATCGGCCTCGACACCATCGGCACCGTGCCGCACTTCAACGTGTCACGTCGCGATACGCCGCTGTCGGACGAGGATCGCGACACGGTCGCCGCCTATAACGCACTCGATCGGATGCTCTACGATGCGATCGCGGCGCGGCCGGCGGGCATGGTCCTCAAGCCGCGCTGA
- a CDS encoding glycosyltransferase, translating into MDDQAPVQRDRSEVRQWMVDRFDAAFYRRQLRLAGIAAPARALKHYLEEGWTKGFDPAPDFSTNAYLERHAAAREAGCSPLEFHATTGRFEDLAISPSRRDGDGDEPDQAEPLMTEMRALFDEAFYRAQLINTIEGDALDHYLQHGWRQGLNPSPSFDTAYYLKHNGDVAGSGLNPFLHFVRHGRAERRPTMVVEVAVAPSTGPSSPADHVPDDPGMPAGDPAAEFFDPLYYAAQLDAAPVGMSLYRHFNEIGWRRRLDPSAAFSTRYYLDTNPEVAAAGINPFQHWVNYGRHEKRPAVAYFRATMFAPLVSVIVPNYNHARFLTQRLESIFAQTYRNIELIVLDDASTDDSLAVIDRLLADCPFPHRTAFNDVGTGNPFRQWQRGMEMATGELIWICESDDFAEPDFLERLVPSFAELSVKMALGRIEFCRSDGTPMAGMAGFREAAEPGIWNAPIARPAAHWFHAAFAKRNIVANVGGCVFRRQTVLPEIWDEASRFRIAGDWYLYIHLLGGGKLAYSPDAVSYFRQHEANTSARNFDKLHYYDECWRVQHEIRRHWAVGATATESFVADLAHQYAHFEVAGQHGPFDARYDPRTLPVAPGARARHIVIGFLGFETGGGELFPLLLANQLAQDGVPVSLLAVNLTERNRDMVARLDPRVAVYARDDVIADGPAAFLRRVGAAVVHSHSVLIENMFFERGAMLDQPYVVSMHGSHNLPGGVLDTLLFRALRNVDYWVYTAERNLDVFAGIPLDRDRFLKLPNGMPQDTRVGDVSRESLGIAADAIVFTFVARGIQRKGWRVAVDAFKMLRDRHPEREMHLLMIGEGRSADTARRLTDTDAAIHFLGYQSCINAIYRFFRLCAGADAVRGRIVSAVRDPGVAGGLPGVGQRRRRDTRYAHLAGWRCRRGDQIHTRYARLRRACRRYDGAVSRFRISRSCRRADPRRRRTLQHGKMRRNVP; encoded by the coding sequence GTGGACGATCAGGCGCCGGTGCAGCGGGACAGGAGCGAGGTTCGCCAGTGGATGGTGGATCGGTTCGACGCCGCCTTCTACCGCCGCCAGCTCCGGCTCGCCGGTATCGCGGCGCCCGCGCGGGCACTCAAACACTATCTTGAGGAAGGGTGGACGAAGGGTTTCGATCCAGCGCCCGACTTCTCGACCAACGCCTATCTCGAACGGCACGCCGCAGCGCGCGAGGCGGGATGTTCGCCGCTGGAATTTCACGCGACGACGGGACGGTTCGAGGATCTGGCGATTTCGCCGTCGCGGCGTGATGGTGATGGCGATGAGCCGGATCAGGCCGAGCCGCTCATGACCGAAATGCGCGCTCTGTTCGACGAGGCGTTCTACCGCGCGCAACTGATCAACACGATCGAGGGCGACGCGCTTGACCATTACCTGCAGCATGGCTGGCGACAGGGGCTCAATCCCTCCCCATCGTTCGACACCGCTTACTATCTGAAGCACAACGGCGATGTGGCCGGATCGGGCCTCAACCCGTTCCTTCATTTCGTTCGCCATGGCCGTGCCGAACGCCGCCCGACGATGGTCGTCGAGGTAGCCGTGGCACCGTCGACGGGCCCCTCGTCGCCAGCCGATCACGTGCCCGACGATCCGGGCATGCCGGCTGGCGATCCGGCCGCCGAATTCTTCGATCCGCTTTACTATGCCGCGCAGCTAGATGCGGCGCCCGTTGGCATGTCGCTCTACCGCCATTTCAATGAAATCGGCTGGCGGCGCCGGCTCGATCCCTCGGCGGCATTCAGCACGCGCTATTATCTCGATACCAATCCCGAAGTCGCCGCCGCCGGGATCAATCCGTTTCAACATTGGGTGAATTACGGCCGGCACGAGAAGCGACCCGCCGTCGCATATTTCCGCGCGACGATGTTTGCGCCGCTCGTGTCGGTGATCGTACCGAACTACAACCATGCCCGATTTCTGACGCAACGACTGGAATCGATCTTCGCCCAAACCTACCGCAATATCGAGCTGATCGTGCTCGACGATGCGTCGACCGACGACAGCTTGGCGGTGATCGATCGTTTGCTGGCGGACTGCCCGTTCCCGCATCGCACGGCGTTCAACGACGTCGGCACCGGCAACCCGTTTCGCCAGTGGCAGCGCGGGATGGAGATGGCGACGGGCGAACTCATCTGGATCTGTGAAAGCGACGATTTCGCCGAGCCCGATTTCCTCGAGCGGCTCGTACCCAGTTTCGCCGAATTATCGGTCAAGATGGCGCTGGGACGGATCGAATTCTGCCGCAGCGACGGCACCCCGATGGCTGGCATGGCCGGCTTTCGCGAGGCGGCCGAGCCCGGCATCTGGAACGCACCCATCGCCCGCCCGGCGGCGCACTGGTTTCACGCCGCCTTCGCCAAACGCAACATCGTCGCCAATGTGGGCGGATGCGTTTTCCGGCGGCAGACCGTGCTGCCTGAAATTTGGGACGAGGCGAGCCGGTTTCGCATCGCGGGCGACTGGTATCTTTACATCCACCTACTGGGCGGCGGGAAGCTTGCGTATTCGCCGGACGCCGTCAGCTATTTTCGTCAGCATGAAGCGAACACGTCGGCACGCAATTTCGACAAGCTGCATTACTACGACGAATGCTGGCGCGTGCAGCACGAGATCCGCCGCCACTGGGCCGTCGGCGCGACCGCGACCGAAAGTTTCGTTGCCGACCTTGCACATCAATATGCGCATTTCGAGGTTGCGGGGCAGCACGGGCCGTTCGACGCGCGTTACGACCCGCGGACGCTGCCCGTCGCACCGGGGGCCCGCGCACGTCACATCGTCATCGGCTTTCTAGGCTTCGAAACCGGTGGGGGCGAGCTCTTTCCGCTGCTGCTGGCAAATCAGCTGGCGCAGGATGGCGTGCCGGTTTCGCTGCTTGCCGTGAACCTGACCGAGCGAAACCGCGACATGGTCGCGCGGCTCGATCCGCGCGTCGCGGTCTACGCGCGGGACGACGTCATCGCCGACGGCCCTGCGGCCTTCCTGCGCCGCGTCGGCGCGGCCGTTGTGCACTCGCACAGCGTGCTAATCGAGAACATGTTCTTCGAGCGCGGTGCCATGCTCGATCAGCCGTATGTCGTCTCGATGCACGGATCGCACAACCTGCCCGGCGGGGTGCTCGACACGTTGCTGTTCCGCGCGCTGCGCAACGTCGATTATTGGGTGTATACGGCCGAGCGCAATCTCGATGTCTTTGCCGGCATTCCGCTGGACCGCGATCGATTTCTCAAGCTGCCGAACGGCATGCCGCAGGATACGCGGGTCGGCGACGTATCGCGCGAGAGCCTGGGAATCGCGGCGGACGCGATCGTCTTCACCTTCGTCGCGCGCGGTATCCAGCGGAAGGGATGGCGCGTCGCGGTCGACGCGTTCAAGATGCTGCGCGATCGGCATCCCGAGCGCGAGATGCATCTGTTGATGATCGGTGAGGGCCGCTCGGCGGACACCGCACGGCGCCTTACCGATACCGACGCGGCGATCCATTTCCTCGGGTATCAGTCGTGCATCAACGCGATTTACCGTTTTTTCCGACTGTGCGCTGGTGCCGACGCGGTTCGAGGGCGAATCGTTTCCGCTGTGCGTGATCCAGGCGTTGCAGGAGGGCTGCCCGGTGTTGGGCAACGACGTCGGCGAGATACGCGATATGCTCACCTCGCCGGATGGCGTTGCCGGCGCGGTGACCAAATCCATACGCGATACGCGCGCCTTCGCCGTGCATGTCGCCGATACGATGGCGCTGTTTCTCGATTCCGTATTTCGCGATCGTGCCGCCGCGCTGACCCGCGTCGTCGCCGGACGCTTCAGCATGGGAAAATGCGCCGCAACGTACCGTGA
- the ychF gene encoding redox-regulated ATPase YchF yields the protein MGFRCGIVGLPNVGKSTLFNALTETAAAQAANYPFCTIEPNVGNVGVPDPRLQKLAEIAKSAKIIETQLAFVDIAGLVRGASKGEGLGNQFLGNIREVDAIVHVLRCFENGDVTHVEGKVDPIADAETVETELMLSDLESLEKRVPNLIKKGQQGDKEAKIGASVLGQALELLREGKPARLTVPKDAEEARVFAQAQLITAKPVLYVCNVDEGDAANGNALSARVHEKAKAEGAEAVVVSAAIEAEIATMPPEDRGEFLAELGLEETGLARVIRAGYKLLDLLTFFTVGPKEARAWTVAAGSKAPQAAGEIHTDFERGFIRAETIAYDDYVACGGETGARETGKLRQEGKEYVVHDGDVMLFRFNV from the coding sequence ATGGGTTTCCGCTGCGGCATCGTGGGCCTGCCGAACGTCGGCAAGTCCACCCTCTTCAACGCGCTGACCGAGACGGCGGCGGCGCAGGCGGCGAACTATCCGTTCTGCACGATCGAGCCGAACGTCGGCAACGTCGGCGTGCCCGATCCACGGCTTCAGAAGCTCGCCGAGATCGCCAAGTCGGCCAAGATCATCGAGACGCAGCTGGCGTTCGTCGACATCGCGGGGCTCGTCCGCGGCGCATCGAAGGGTGAAGGGCTCGGCAACCAATTCCTCGGTAACATCCGGGAGGTGGACGCGATCGTCCACGTGCTGCGTTGCTTCGAGAACGGCGACGTCACCCACGTTGAGGGCAAGGTCGATCCGATCGCCGACGCCGAGACGGTGGAAACGGAGCTGATGCTCTCCGACCTTGAGAGCCTCGAGAAGCGCGTGCCCAACCTCATCAAGAAGGGCCAGCAGGGCGACAAGGAAGCCAAGATCGGCGCCAGCGTGCTCGGCCAGGCGCTCGAGCTGCTGCGCGAGGGCAAGCCTGCGCGTCTGACGGTGCCCAAGGATGCCGAGGAAGCGCGCGTCTTCGCGCAGGCGCAGCTCATCACCGCCAAGCCGGTGCTCTACGTGTGCAACGTCGATGAGGGCGATGCGGCGAACGGCAACGCGCTGTCGGCGCGCGTGCACGAGAAGGCGAAGGCGGAGGGCGCCGAGGCGGTGGTCGTCTCAGCCGCGATCGAGGCCGAGATCGCGACCATGCCGCCGGAGGACCGCGGCGAATTCCTTGCCGAGCTAGGGCTGGAGGAGACCGGCCTCGCCCGCGTGATTCGCGCCGGCTACAAGCTGCTCGATCTCCTCACCTTCTTCACCGTCGGACCGAAGGAGGCGCGCGCGTGGACCGTCGCCGCGGGATCGAAGGCACCGCAGGCGGCGGGCGAGATCCACACCGATTTCGAACGCGGCTTCATCCGCGCAGAAACGATCGCCTACGACGACTACGTCGCGTGCGGCGGAGAGACGGGTGCGCGCGAGACGGGTAAGCTTCGCCAGGAGGGCAAAGAATATGTCGTCCACGACGGCGACGTGATGCTGTTCCGCTTCAACGTCTGA
- a CDS encoding TIGR02466 family protein, with product MAVRSLFPTQFYEDTIADIALVEELEASVRALAQDDTAGRRWSKAHGYRGYTSYASLNDLPLRDPAFADLKRHLDRHVARYAEACGFALGGRKLKLDSLWVNLLKPGGAHSGHIHPHSVVSGTMYVAVPPGSGALRLEDPRLGLMMAAPPREGSFFHAEPAAGTIFLWESWLRHEVMPNTAKADRISVSFNYRW from the coding sequence ATGGCCGTTCGATCGCTCTTTCCAACGCAATTCTACGAGGACACGATCGCCGACATCGCGCTGGTCGAAGAACTCGAAGCGTCGGTTCGCGCGCTGGCGCAGGACGACACTGCAGGCAGACGCTGGTCGAAGGCGCACGGCTATCGCGGCTACACCTCCTACGCCTCGCTGAACGATCTGCCGCTGCGTGATCCCGCCTTCGCCGATCTCAAGCGCCATCTCGACCGCCACGTCGCGCGCTATGCCGAGGCGTGCGGCTTCGCGCTTGGCGGCCGCAAGCTGAAGCTCGACAGCCTGTGGGTGAACCTGCTCAAACCCGGCGGCGCGCATTCGGGGCATATCCATCCACACAGCGTGGTATCGGGCACGATGTACGTCGCGGTGCCGCCGGGGTCGGGCGCGCTGCGGCTGGAGGATCCCCGGCTCGGGCTGATGATGGCCGCGCCGCCGCGCGAGGGCAGCTTTTTTCACGCCGAGCCGGCTGCCGGCACGATCTTCTTGTGGGAAAGCTGGCTGCGGCACGAGGTGATGCCCAACACCGCCAAGGCAGACCGGATCAGCGTCAGCTTCAACTATCGTTGGTGA